A single region of the Pseudorhodoplanes sp. genome encodes:
- a CDS encoding PDR/VanB family oxidoreductase, translating into MNAATTDPDMPLRLTRKTQIADGIYEFEFRHPDGEDLPPFTAGAHIQMRVPNGLIRKYSLCNDPAERDRYVIAVKREPDSRGGSVSLIDDAREGEACLVSAPVNDFVLAPNAQHFVFIAGGIGITPILSMIRHIRTIGGKQFKLYYCTRSPEATAYLEELQSPELKGSVTIHHDGGDPNRALDLWPVVEERKNRAHLYCCGPSALMHAVRDMTGHWSPTAVHFEAFAEPARVTPDDKPFTVTLAKSGEVIEVPVGVTILEALRAKGYDVPSSCESGTCGTCRTKLLEGEADHRDLVLTEQERSSQIMICVSRARTPNIVIDR; encoded by the coding sequence ATGAACGCCGCTACCACTGACCCCGACATGCCGTTGCGGCTCACTCGCAAGACACAAATTGCGGACGGTATCTATGAATTCGAATTCCGCCATCCGGACGGAGAAGATCTGCCGCCCTTCACGGCCGGCGCGCATATACAGATGCGTGTTCCGAATGGGCTGATCCGCAAATACTCGCTCTGCAACGATCCGGCCGAACGCGACCGTTATGTAATCGCCGTCAAGCGCGAGCCCGACAGCCGCGGTGGTTCGGTCAGCCTCATTGATGACGCACGCGAAGGCGAAGCCTGCCTCGTCTCGGCGCCTGTGAATGATTTCGTTCTGGCGCCGAACGCGCAGCATTTTGTATTTATTGCCGGTGGCATCGGAATCACGCCAATCCTGTCGATGATCCGTCACATCCGGACAATCGGCGGCAAGCAGTTCAAGCTCTATTACTGCACACGTTCTCCTGAGGCAACGGCTTATCTCGAAGAACTACAGTCGCCGGAGCTCAAGGGCAGCGTCACTATCCATCATGACGGCGGCGATCCGAACCGGGCGCTCGATCTCTGGCCCGTGGTCGAAGAACGAAAGAATCGGGCGCATCTCTATTGCTGCGGCCCATCCGCGCTCATGCATGCGGTCCGCGACATGACCGGCCATTGGTCGCCAACCGCTGTGCATTTTGAAGCCTTCGCCGAACCGGCGCGGGTAACGCCGGACGACAAGCCGTTCACCGTGACGCTCGCAAAATCCGGTGAGGTCATCGAAGTGCCGGTCGGGGTCACCATTCTCGAAGCGCTGCGTGCGAAAGGATACGACGTGCCCAGCTCCTGCGAGAGCGGCACCTGCGGCACCTGCCGAACGAAATTGCTGGAAGGCGAAGCAGATCATCGTGATCTGGTCCTGACCGAGCAGGAGCGATCCAGCCAGATCATGATCTGCGTTTCGCGGGCGCGTACGCCCAATATTGTTATTGATCGCTGA
- a CDS encoding Gfo/Idh/MocA family oxidoreductase, translating to MTERKIKLGIAGLGRAFTLMLPTLGADPRLELVAAADPRTDARRQFEADFNAKTYETVEDLCRDPVVEAIYVATPHQLHARHVETAAACGKHVLVEKPMAISMAECAAMIEAARRFGVHLIVGHSHSFNGPVLHAHKVIVSGAFGDVRMIHALNYTDYMYRPRRPEELDTAQGGGVVFSQGAHQIDIVRLLGGGRVHSVRAATGAWDQSRPTEGAYAAFLTFDNGAFATVTYSGFAHFDSDEFCGWIGEMGLPKDRGGYGAARAALRSAKNADEEAALKSARNYGSSGYAPTRQLALQTRAHQHFGTVIVSCDRADLRPTPGGVMIYEDTKAYLQPTPVPHIPRAEVIDELYAAVAHDIPPLHSGEWAMATMEVCLAILQSHRDKVDVMMQHQIAPASSQARIA from the coding sequence GTGACCGAGCGCAAAATCAAACTGGGCATTGCGGGGTTGGGGCGGGCTTTCACCCTCATGCTTCCGACGCTCGGAGCAGACCCGCGGCTTGAACTCGTGGCTGCGGCCGACCCGCGCACGGACGCCCGGCGGCAATTCGAGGCGGACTTCAACGCAAAGACCTATGAAACCGTCGAAGACCTCTGCCGTGATCCGGTCGTCGAGGCTATCTATGTGGCCACGCCGCACCAGCTTCACGCCCGACATGTCGAAACAGCCGCCGCTTGCGGCAAACATGTCCTTGTCGAAAAGCCGATGGCAATCTCCATGGCCGAATGCGCGGCCATGATTGAAGCGGCGCGGCGTTTCGGTGTCCATCTCATTGTCGGGCACAGCCACAGCTTCAACGGACCTGTGCTGCATGCGCACAAGGTCATCGTCAGCGGCGCCTTTGGCGATGTGCGCATGATTCACGCGTTGAATTACACCGACTACATGTACCGGCCACGCCGGCCCGAAGAACTTGACACCGCGCAAGGCGGCGGCGTGGTGTTCAGCCAAGGCGCGCATCAGATCGACATCGTTCGGCTTCTAGGCGGCGGCAGGGTGCACAGCGTGCGCGCCGCCACCGGCGCCTGGGATCAATCGCGGCCGACCGAAGGCGCCTACGCCGCATTCTTGACTTTCGACAATGGCGCGTTTGCAACTGTGACTTACAGCGGCTTCGCGCATTTCGATTCGGACGAATTCTGCGGCTGGATCGGCGAAATGGGGCTGCCAAAGGACCGCGGTGGATACGGAGCCGCGCGCGCCGCCCTGCGGTCAGCGAAAAATGCAGATGAAGAGGCCGCGCTCAAAAGCGCCAGAAATTATGGCAGCAGCGGCTACGCCCCGACACGACAACTCGCCTTGCAAACGCGCGCGCACCAGCATTTCGGGACGGTGATCGTCTCCTGCGACCGGGCAGACCTGCGCCCGACACCCGGCGGCGTGATGATCTATGAAGACACCAAGGCGTATCTGCAGCCGACGCCCGTGCCGCACATTCCGCGCGCCGAGGTGATCGACGAGCTATATGCCGCCGTTGCACACGACATCCCACCCCTTCACAGCGGCGAATGGGCCATGGCCACGATGGAAGTATGCCTCGCCATCCTGCAGTCGCATCGCGATAAAGTGGATGTCATGATGCAGCATCAGATTGCGCCTGCATCCTCACAGGCAAGAATTGCATGA
- a CDS encoding MarR family winged helix-turn-helix transcriptional regulator: protein MTSRSASADNTQTILRHWREAVPNDRLAHLVKDATRALLRALQMRLTEHAVSLGHWTFLRILWEKDGMTQRELSEQAGVMEPTTFSAVQAMVRLGYVTRRQLAGNRKKNFIFLTAKGRQLKDKLVPLAEEVNEIAVRNVAPDDIATTRKTLLAILENLARDEVESTAKDRRIPSTRELSSLIAAAGKSRRVRRRKQS from the coding sequence ATGACGAGCCGTTCCGCCAGCGCCGACAACACGCAAACCATTCTTCGCCATTGGCGCGAAGCCGTACCCAATGATCGTCTCGCGCATCTCGTCAAGGATGCGACCCGTGCATTGCTGCGCGCGTTGCAGATGCGGTTGACCGAGCACGCGGTCTCGCTCGGACACTGGACCTTTCTCCGCATTCTCTGGGAGAAGGACGGGATGACGCAGCGCGAACTGAGCGAACAGGCCGGCGTGATGGAGCCGACGACATTCTCCGCCGTGCAGGCCATGGTAAGACTGGGTTATGTGACGCGGCGCCAGCTCGCGGGAAACAGGAAGAAAAACTTTATCTTCCTGACGGCGAAAGGCCGTCAATTGAAGGACAAGCTCGTTCCGTTGGCGGAAGAGGTCAACGAAATCGCCGTGCGCAACGTCGCGCCGGACGACATTGCAACAACCCGAAAGACCTTGCTGGCAATTCTGGAAAACCTCGCCCGCGACGAAGTCGAATCGACCGCAAAGGACCGGCGTATTCCCTCCACGCGCGAACTTTCGTCGCTTATCGCCGCTGCCGGCAAATCCAGACGGGTACGGCGCCGCAAACAATCCTGA